The Flavobacterium commune genome contains a region encoding:
- a CDS encoding TonB-dependent receptor encodes MNKLLLSAMLILLSCLAVKAQTTDIQIQVVSENEAVIGANIYLESEQKSAVTDADGKAQFSNVSNGKQTIIISYLGFETLKKTIQLPDQTVFVFHLEPNENELEEVVLQTSRTSRTVKKIPTRIEFINSEELEEKATMNPTNISMVLRESTGIQMQQTSLSSGNSNIKIQGLDGRYTQLLRDGFPLYSGFSSGLSIMQIPPLDLKQFEIIKGSSSTLYGGGAIAGLVNMVSKTPDEDADLDIMLTQTHALGSTANVFYSKRNQKFGTTLYGSAHYQKAYDPEDDDFSNLPQTKSISFNPKFFYYPSEKTTFWLGINGTYDDRIGGDMTKIKSQQNGIHQYTEDNISKRLSSQAVYKTQLDSLSNFNIKNSISYFDRSLQVPDLNFSGKQINTFTEVSYERANAKTDWILGANVYSVNFDEADKAALQRDQKELTYGLFANSIFDISENWILETGLRTDYNPDWGFFPLPRISLLYKNENGFSSRIGGGLGYKIPDIFTEEAESINFENVLGIDKDNLKAERSYGVNYDFNYQTRLGEIGFSANQLFYVTAIQNALLLNSSGTNFQFENAAEVILSKGAETNIKFNYKDFKWFLNYAFIDARLHYLAGNPQKPLTPRHNAGSVIMYESEAWRIGFETYYTGQQLLSNGTKTTDYTTMGFLLMRNFKWGALFTNFENFTDRRQSRFSPLVLPTHDRPVFPEIYAPTDGFIFSLGIIIKPFGNKEH; translated from the coding sequence ATGAATAAACTCCTTTTGAGCGCAATGCTCATACTATTATCATGCCTTGCGGTTAAGGCACAAACAACTGATATCCAAATACAAGTAGTTTCTGAAAACGAAGCCGTAATTGGTGCCAACATTTATCTCGAATCAGAACAAAAATCGGCTGTTACGGATGCTGATGGAAAAGCTCAGTTTTCGAATGTTTCCAATGGAAAACAAACGATTATTATTTCTTATCTGGGCTTCGAAACCCTGAAAAAAACAATTCAACTTCCAGACCAAACCGTTTTTGTCTTTCATTTAGAACCCAATGAAAACGAGCTTGAAGAAGTAGTTTTACAAACTTCCCGAACCAGCAGAACGGTTAAAAAAATCCCAACCCGAATTGAATTTATCAATAGCGAAGAATTAGAAGAAAAAGCGACGATGAATCCAACAAATATTTCGATGGTTTTGCGCGAAAGTACCGGAATCCAAATGCAACAAACTTCGTTAAGCAGCGGAAATTCGAATATTAAAATCCAAGGTCTTGACGGACGTTACACCCAACTTTTAAGAGATGGCTTTCCTTTGTATTCCGGTTTTTCCAGCGGATTGAGTATTATGCAAATTCCGCCTTTAGACCTAAAACAATTTGAAATTATCAAAGGAAGTTCGTCCACACTTTATGGTGGTGGCGCCATTGCCGGTTTAGTGAATATGGTTTCGAAAACTCCTGATGAAGATGCTGATTTGGACATCATGCTAACCCAAACACACGCCTTGGGAAGTACTGCCAATGTTTTTTACAGTAAACGAAATCAAAAATTTGGAACAACGCTTTATGGTTCGGCACATTATCAAAAAGCCTATGATCCCGAAGATGATGATTTTAGTAATTTACCCCAAACAAAATCCATTTCTTTTAATCCAAAATTCTTTTATTATCCTTCCGAAAAAACAACTTTTTGGCTGGGCATTAACGGAACTTACGATGACCGAATTGGAGGCGATATGACAAAAATTAAAAGTCAGCAAAACGGCATTCATCAGTACACCGAAGACAACATTTCTAAGCGTTTGAGTTCTCAGGCGGTATACAAAACGCAGCTGGATTCGCTGAGCAATTTCAATATCAAAAACAGTATTTCTTATTTTGACCGTTCGTTGCAAGTGCCTGATTTAAATTTTAGCGGAAAGCAAATCAATACGTTTACCGAAGTAAGTTATGAAAGAGCCAATGCTAAAACCGATTGGATTTTGGGTGCAAATGTGTATTCGGTTAATTTTGATGAAGCCGATAAAGCCGCATTGCAGCGTGATCAAAAAGAACTCACTTATGGATTGTTTGCCAATAGCATTTTTGATATTAGCGAAAACTGGATTCTGGAAACCGGCTTGCGTACCGATTACAATCCCGATTGGGGATTTTTCCCTTTGCCAAGAATTTCCTTGTTGTACAAAAATGAAAATGGTTTTTCCAGCCGAATTGGTGGTGGTTTAGGCTATAAAATCCCGGATATTTTTACCGAAGAAGCTGAATCGATTAATTTCGAAAATGTATTAGGCATTGACAAAGACAATCTAAAAGCCGAACGTTCGTATGGGGTGAATTATGATTTTAATTACCAAACGCGTTTGGGCGAAATTGGATTCTCAGCAAACCAGCTTTTTTATGTTACCGCTATTCAAAATGCCTTATTATTAAATAGCTCCGGAACCAATTTCCAATTTGAAAATGCTGCTGAAGTGATTTTAAGCAAAGGTGCCGAAACCAACATCAAGTTCAATTACAAGGATTTTAAATGGTTTTTAAACTATGCATTTATTGATGCCCGTTTGCATTATCTGGCAGGAAACCCACAAAAACCACTGACTCCAAGGCACAATGCGGGCAGTGTAATTATGTATGAAAGTGAAGCCTGGCGCATTGGTTTTGAAACCTATTACACCGGACAACAATTGTTATCGAATGGAACTAAAACCACTGATTATACCACAATGGGATTTTTACTGATGCGCAATTTTAAATGGGGAGCGCTCTTTACTAATTTTGAAAACTTTACTGACCGAAGACAAAGTCGTTTTTCACCATTGGTTTTACCTACACACGACCGACCTGTTTTTCCAGAAATTTATGCTCCTACCGACGGATTTATTTTCAGTCTGGGAATTATCATAAAGCCTTTTGGGAATAAAGAACATTAA
- a CDS encoding SRPBCC family protein: MKKLQFKVSINAPVTKIYDFMLGINNKSTYEQWTSLFNPTSTYEGSWDKGNKMLFIGVDEKSEKGGMVSRIAENIPNQFVSIQHYGLVKADKEITAGPEVEKWANGFENYSFEENNGTTIVTVDLDTTEDFVDYMNQHFPKALDKLKELCEK, encoded by the coding sequence ATGAAAAAGTTACAATTCAAAGTAAGCATCAATGCCCCTGTGACCAAGATTTATGATTTTATGCTTGGCATCAACAATAAATCAACTTATGAGCAATGGACTTCTTTGTTTAACCCGACATCGACCTATGAAGGAAGTTGGGACAAAGGAAATAAAATGCTGTTTATTGGAGTAGATGAGAAAAGCGAAAAGGGAGGTATGGTTTCCAGAATAGCTGAAAACATTCCCAACCAATTTGTGTCGATTCAACATTATGGTCTTGTTAAAGCTGACAAGGAAATTACAGCAGGACCGGAAGTGGAAAAATGGGCAAACGGATTTGAAAACTATAGCTTCGAAGAAAATAATGGCACAACAATCGTTACTGTTGACTTAGACACCACTGAAGATTTTGTAGATTATATGAACCAGCACTTCCCAAAAGCACTCGATAAGCTGAAAGAACTTTGTGAAAAATAA
- a CDS encoding REP-associated tyrosine transposase, with the protein MSEKYKVIDSTVPTFITITVVDWVDLLVRPVYCNIIDDSLNYCIKEKRLSVHAYVYMSSHIHLIVTAFDDELQNVIRDFKKFTSKKLIEAIKEHPESRREWLLRKFSYEAQKSGKAKDYKLWQDGFHPVILDTLEKIEQRINYIHYNPVEAEIVFHQRDYVNSSYRNYEEDNTIFCNVNVEPLW; encoded by the coding sequence ATGTCTGAAAAATATAAAGTTATTGATAGTACCGTCCCCACTTTTATAACTATAACGGTAGTAGACTGGGTAGATTTATTGGTGAGACCTGTCTATTGCAATATCATAGATGATTCTTTAAATTATTGTATCAAAGAAAAAAGATTAAGTGTACATGCTTATGTTTATATGAGTAGTCATATACATTTAATTGTTACAGCGTTTGATGATGAGCTGCAAAATGTTATTCGGGATTTTAAAAAATTCACTTCCAAAAAACTAATTGAAGCCATCAAAGAACATCCCGAAAGCAGAAGAGAATGGCTATTGCGAAAATTCAGCTATGAAGCACAAAAATCAGGAAAGGCAAAAGATTATAAATTATGGCAGGATGGTTTTCATCCTGTTATATTAGACACTTTAGAAAAAATAGAACAAAGAATAAATTACATTCATTATAATCCTGTAGAAGCCGAAATTGTCTTTCATCAAAGAGATTATGTCAATAGCAGTTATAGAAATTATGAAGAAGACAATACTATTTTTTGTAATGTAAATGTAGAACCTTTATGGTAA
- a CDS encoding DUF6660 family protein, giving the protein MKISTFILSILILVLSLKPCSDGSNAEDLKKDNISLRHNHQEDHDDSCPVTCICSCCGMSITFESITNYTFRVHTAISNVVLSSYQSDYQFDSVAAIWQPPQLIKIIQTKSLIFN; this is encoded by the coding sequence ATGAAAATAAGTACATTCATATTATCCATTTTAATACTTGTTTTATCTTTAAAACCTTGCTCGGACGGAAGTAATGCCGAAGACCTTAAAAAAGATAACATTAGTCTTAGGCACAATCATCAGGAAGATCATGATGATTCCTGCCCTGTGACTTGTATTTGCAGTTGTTGTGGAATGTCAATTACCTTCGAAAGTATTACAAACTATACCTTTAGAGTGCATACTGCCATTTCTAATGTAGTATTATCTTCTTACCAATCTGACTATCAGTTTGATTCTGTTGCTGCTATTTGGCAACCTCCTCAATTAATTAAAATTATCCAGACAAAAAGTCTAATTTTTAATTAA
- a CDS encoding DinB family protein — translation METTDFFKDTFEYNYHFNQELIQLFKKEKQNIPEKSIKLLNHLINAQEIWNARILNQDISVAVWEIRPLENLKNHNKTNYNQSISILNSIELSKKIEYKNSKGIVFSNTVQDIIFHIINHSTYHRAQIASDLAANGIDPINTDYIFYKRK, via the coding sequence ATGGAAACCACCGATTTTTTTAAAGATACTTTCGAATACAATTATCATTTCAACCAGGAACTCATTCAGCTATTCAAAAAAGAGAAACAAAACATTCCCGAAAAATCCATCAAATTATTGAACCACTTGATTAATGCGCAGGAAATTTGGAATGCCCGAATTCTTAATCAAGACATTTCTGTAGCTGTTTGGGAAATCCGACCTTTAGAAAATTTGAAAAATCATAATAAAACCAATTACAACCAAAGTATAAGTATTTTAAACAGCATCGAATTAAGCAAAAAAATAGAGTATAAAAATTCCAAAGGAATCGTCTTTTCTAATACGGTTCAGGATATTATTTTTCATATTATCAATCATTCTACATATCATCGGGCACAAATTGCTAGTGATTTGGCAGCAAATGGCATAGACCCCATCAATACCGATTATATCTTTTACAAAAGAAAATAG
- a CDS encoding bacteriophage abortive infection AbiH family protein produces MKILHIIGNGFDLNLGLKTSYKDFYDFYKSLESTKNSINNLKTNISSNYNNWSDLELALGQYTEEFSTVDEFDEVFEDIGEQLAKYLKLEESKFQFEVDKEKFFENLVKPEIYLPVADTNRINTFKSSFINNAWVVDVFTFNYTSIIEKIIENKKNIKIGNHIKETNPVTLRNVEHIHGYVDDRMVLGINDISQLKNKEFHKNVDVLEAIVKEKCNIAYGHTIDSLFKTKISQAEIICIFGSSLGDTDNIWWELIGNRLKERNIPIIIFTKGEEVISPRIGYKNNRTKRKMINYFLKKTNLSNEEIEKVSSNIFVALDTGMFKEILKK; encoded by the coding sequence TTGAAAATATTACATATAATTGGAAATGGTTTTGATTTAAACCTTGGTTTAAAAACAAGCTATAAGGATTTTTATGATTTTTATAAATCTCTTGAATCAACAAAAAATAGTATAAATAATTTAAAGACAAATATTTCAAGTAATTATAATAACTGGTCTGATTTAGAACTTGCATTGGGGCAATATACAGAAGAATTTTCGACAGTTGATGAATTTGATGAAGTCTTTGAAGATATCGGAGAACAACTAGCAAAATATTTGAAATTAGAAGAATCAAAATTTCAATTTGAAGTTGACAAAGAAAAATTTTTTGAAAATCTAGTAAAACCGGAAATTTATCTTCCTGTTGCTGATACAAATAGAATAAATACATTTAAAAGTAGCTTCATAAATAATGCTTGGGTAGTTGATGTTTTCACTTTTAACTATACCTCAATTATTGAAAAAATAATTGAGAATAAAAAAAATATTAAAATTGGAAATCATATAAAAGAAACCAATCCCGTCACTTTAAGAAATGTAGAGCATATTCACGGTTATGTTGACGATAGAATGGTTTTAGGGATAAATGATATTTCTCAATTAAAAAATAAAGAATTCCACAAGAATGTTGATGTATTGGAAGCAATTGTAAAAGAAAAATGTAATATTGCGTATGGTCATACTATAGATAGCTTATTCAAAACAAAAATTTCACAGGCTGAGATAATTTGCATATTTGGTTCTTCTTTGGGCGACACAGACAATATTTGGTGGGAATTAATTGGTAATAGATTAAAAGAAAGAAATATTCCAATAATAATTTTCACTAAAGGGGAAGAAGTTATTTCTCCAAGAATCGGTTATAAAAATAATAGAACAAAAAGAAAAATGATAAACTACTTTTTGAAAAAAACAAATTTATCAAATGAAGAAATTGAAAAAGTAAGTAGTAACATTTTTGTTGCTTTAGATACTGGAATGTTTAAAGAAATATTAAAAAAGTAA